A window of the Iodobacter fluviatilis genome harbors these coding sequences:
- a CDS encoding ShlB/FhaC/HecB family hemolysin secretion/activation protein, whose product MKFRLCLLASIISGFVWAEEPLFNVTAFNVRGENPLSIQDSQQLLQAYLGNNRSLSDLQQAASTFESALRERGHGFLRVTLPPQEVSGTITLEVLSFKLSKVSIKNNTFFDEENQRNSLPALQEGGSPNFQAMTTQLVIANENPAKQTTLTFKEGDADSIEAILDTQQQKPWSIFVSGNNSGSDDNGRLRLSLGLQHANLFNSDHVATVSYSTAPSQPDNVSQYGVFYRWPLYQLGGSLSAYYAQSKVDSGSLGEGLTITGKGESGGLRYTYYLAPQGQYRSQIEAAIDDKLFRGTDISGVGQLSPDVRSRPLTIAYNGHWQSEDIEINFGLDYTHNLPSGVGNDDEAYQANRKDAYSNWQSWHAKAEGLYRFASDWQASLKLSGQFSNEALIAGEQFALGGNNSLRGVSDRSATGDSGVQSTIEISTPKIYEGLRLLSFIDTGAIHRRSPDAGSSSQEALSSVGLGLRWQIQDWGLISADWGYIVDGSSSPKIERGESFGHLGFYMKY is encoded by the coding sequence ATGAAATTTCGCCTTTGTTTACTCGCCAGCATAATTTCAGGCTTTGTATGGGCCGAAGAGCCTCTTTTTAATGTGACAGCCTTTAATGTAAGAGGTGAAAATCCTCTTTCTATTCAAGACAGCCAGCAGTTATTGCAAGCTTATCTGGGTAATAACCGCTCGCTAAGTGACTTACAACAAGCCGCCAGCACGTTTGAATCTGCTTTAAGAGAGCGCGGCCATGGCTTTTTACGTGTCACCCTGCCCCCCCAAGAGGTGAGCGGCACGATTACTCTGGAAGTACTGAGCTTTAAACTCAGTAAAGTGAGCATCAAAAACAACACTTTTTTTGATGAAGAAAATCAAAGAAACAGCCTGCCTGCCCTGCAAGAAGGAGGCTCGCCCAATTTTCAAGCCATGACCACTCAGCTGGTTATAGCCAATGAAAACCCCGCAAAACAGACCACCCTCACCTTTAAAGAAGGCGATGCAGACAGCATTGAAGCGATTCTGGATACCCAGCAGCAAAAACCATGGAGTATTTTTGTTTCGGGTAATAACTCTGGCTCGGACGATAACGGCCGCTTGCGTCTTTCTTTAGGCTTGCAGCACGCCAACTTATTTAATAGCGATCATGTTGCCACAGTCAGCTACTCCACCGCCCCCAGCCAGCCAGATAATGTAAGCCAGTATGGTGTTTTCTACCGCTGGCCCTTGTATCAGCTGGGTGGCAGCCTGTCTGCCTATTATGCGCAATCCAAAGTGGATTCCGGCAGCTTGGGCGAAGGCTTAACCATCACAGGGAAAGGTGAATCAGGTGGGCTGCGCTATACCTACTATCTGGCCCCACAGGGGCAATACCGCTCGCAAATTGAAGCCGCAATCGACGATAAATTATTCCGGGGCACAGATATATCCGGTGTTGGCCAGCTCAGCCCCGATGTACGAAGCCGCCCGCTGACTATTGCTTACAACGGCCATTGGCAAAGCGAAGATATCGAGATTAATTTTGGTCTTGATTACACGCATAATCTGCCATCAGGCGTGGGCAATGATGATGAAGCCTATCAGGCCAACCGCAAAGACGCATACAGCAACTGGCAATCATGGCACGCCAAGGCTGAAGGTCTGTATCGCTTTGCAAGCGACTGGCAAGCCAGCCTAAAACTAAGTGGCCAGTTTTCAAATGAAGCACTGATCGCGGGAGAGCAGTTTGCATTAGGGGGCAATAACTCTTTACGCGGCGTGAGTGACCGAAGTGCAACGGGGGACAGCGGAGTGCAAAGCACAATAGAAATCAGCACCCCCAAAATTTATGAAGGCTTACGCTTGCTCAGCTTTATAGACACAGGCGCCATCCACAGACGCTCCCCCGATGCCGGATCAAGTAGCCAGGAAGCGCTCAGCAGCGTGGGTCTTGGATTACGCTGGCAAATTCAGGACTGGGGATTAATCAGCGCAGACTGGGGCTATATCGTGGACGGCAGCAGCTCGCCCAAGATTGAGCGCGGTGAAAGCTTTGGGCATTTAGGGTTTTATATGAAGTACTGA
- a CDS encoding FecR family protein, with amino-acid sequence MPTALKLFFIIFLLQVPSYAAIVAEVASVQGAASAQGKSGGLKLIGKGSILNEGDEIITAPNSHAVLKFNDGGQITVRPDTRMKIDSFAFGQAGREDGMVLGLFKGGLRAVTGLISKQSATAAKIQTSSATIGIRGTDFDARLCAGDCAQEAKEAPTQQNKAIEVAAAARVVSLSGKANARNKEGVLRILVQGGAVYVGERVETTADGALVLAFRDGGKVSLRSDTQMQIDRFEYKATAPAEGSFGLSLFKGGLRALTGLIGKAKPDAVQYTTKSATIGIRGTGVDFECTAACADPALPGMDGFGAYVWEGRITVSPVNGPVQQLNPGETVLIRISGIIRPATPPAGLGNMPVPRPDTIPVDLQLLFGQSEGSNDMPGLYVHVRDGNVSLTDNSSQQVLFLGKDETGFSNKNNPIRLRELPVFIEFDKTPIGIVKIPLRDILSKNGIPSNLGCKPGAVK; translated from the coding sequence ATGCCAACTGCCCTTAAGCTCTTTTTTATTATTTTTTTACTGCAAGTGCCAAGCTATGCGGCCATTGTGGCCGAAGTGGCTTCGGTGCAAGGCGCGGCTTCGGCTCAGGGTAAAAGTGGCGGGCTTAAGCTGATTGGTAAAGGCTCGATTTTAAATGAAGGCGATGAAATCATTACCGCGCCCAATAGCCACGCCGTGCTGAAGTTTAATGATGGTGGCCAGATTACGGTACGCCCTGATACCAGGATGAAAATCGATAGTTTTGCCTTTGGCCAAGCAGGGCGTGAAGATGGCATGGTTTTGGGCCTGTTTAAAGGTGGCCTGCGAGCGGTTACCGGCTTAATTTCTAAGCAATCTGCCACCGCAGCTAAAATTCAAACCTCCAGCGCCACCATCGGGATTCGCGGCACTGATTTTGATGCAAGGCTTTGTGCCGGCGATTGCGCGCAAGAAGCAAAAGAAGCCCCCACTCAGCAAAACAAGGCCATTGAAGTCGCTGCCGCTGCCCGTGTGGTCAGCCTGTCGGGCAAAGCCAATGCCAGAAACAAGGAAGGCGTATTACGCATTCTGGTGCAAGGCGGCGCAGTGTATGTGGGCGAGCGGGTTGAAACCACCGCCGATGGTGCGCTGGTACTGGCCTTCAGGGATGGGGGCAAGGTGTCTTTACGCAGCGACACACAAATGCAGATTGATCGCTTTGAATACAAAGCCACCGCTCCTGCAGAAGGCAGCTTTGGCCTCTCCTTATTCAAAGGGGGGTTACGCGCTTTAACGGGCTTAATTGGCAAAGCCAAACCCGATGCGGTGCAATACACCACCAAAAGCGCCACGATTGGTATCCGCGGCACAGGGGTCGATTTTGAATGCACTGCCGCCTGCGCAGATCCAGCCCTACCCGGCATGGATGGCTTTGGTGCTTATGTATGGGAAGGCCGCATCACGGTCAGCCCTGTAAATGGCCCTGTTCAACAGCTTAATCCTGGTGAGACAGTTTTGATCCGCATCTCCGGCATTATCCGCCCGGCCACACCGCCAGCTGGGCTTGGCAATATGCCTGTGCCACGGCCAGATACTATCCCTGTTGATCTGCAACTCTTATTTGGTCAAAGCGAGGGCAGTAATGATATGCCAGGGCTTTATGTACACGTTCGAGATGGGAATGTTAGTCTTACTGACAATAGTAGCCAGCAGGTGCTATTTTTAGGGAAAGATGAAACAGGGTTCTCAAACAAGAACAACCCAATTCGCTTACGCGAGCTCCCCGTATTTATTGAGTTTGATAAAACCCCCATCGGCATTGTAAAGATTCCGCTGCGTGACATTCTGAGCAAAAACGGCATTCCCTCAAACCTTGGCTGCAAACCGGGTGCGGTCAAATAA
- a CDS encoding two-partner secretion domain-containing protein — MKPQFPLRPLVLAIASALPLLMGAPAFANPEHAKIIHGSADIQQVGKMLTIKSTPNAIIEWQKFNIAKDEATRFQQESAKSIVLNRVSGIDPSQILGQLSSNGRVFLINKNGLLVGKDARIDTAGFVASTLDIKNDDFINGRYRFDGSGGKIAVEGMIRSQNGDVFLISPDIKNSGLIEASNGNVVLAAGKSVEIVSLSLEGMRFTLQAPSDSVINLGQIKGDAVGLFAGTLKHSGDIRAVRAEQVGGRVLLRASDKIETSSGSRIDASGAVAGQITLDAGPAGTLLASGQINATGLKGGEVQLLGKHVGLFDHAEVDASGQQAGGSILVGGDYQGKNNLIPNSEASYTSADSTLRADALAEGDGGKVIVWADKTTRVNGQISARGGALGGDGGLIETSGKDYLDFKAKADTSAPKGKAGTLLLDPNNITIATTGTPVTNSDALGVFDNSTEQNSSYVLTGDIDNALVNNNVTVKSSGTISLANSYTYNSSRSLTLDASNAYPESNGITTTVASEPAIYNAITNNGLGDIILKTAQNAIEVGAITTNGNISLEALSLTLNGNITSGSNKKISIKALGEIEFDDGTDTSKMRLNAAALAKLSTSNLEFKTDDTVSIKLAIDRTGKNLSLYGKEGISQSSSHSGTNYITASHLSVSTLSPAPSGSTYIIDLGKVANRIDQFSSKSEGPVYLKNDKPLEIVAHPELTSSSKMGNQSWIENNGNISQSAAITLSTNANFPSLSLYTSSGNINLDNSNNNIARLTAKTASNGASITFKNNSDLTLITDSSTGRSGGDSTSNISDLKGVSTNNGAISIENSGSVTFSGIEVNAGTANTRIITTAANKSITIPTSSLSGDKKITAGNITLQADHINLTDNTEVTVYGSLAASGGTVTLLPTTSGTSLQIGGTSRSGFGITQNEFQNITANTIKIGSTSYQMGAVDIASLDLLTSSPNTVLEIYSMSSINQSGRIKAKGLMAKGSSITLNNTGNVFNDGISLNASSDINIDYSGILNLGFVGYTDGLVSSNDINASSSGNIVINKNISAKNLTMNTTGGSISQSGGFITANKITATSANAISLAQDNKTDTLTASNNSGDISIKNGKALTVNSLKGNGNIDLNITGDLLINGELSATNASTINLKAANLSEGSSGSVTAANLNITATGAVALDKTNQISKAAISGSSLNLNNNQALTLGVINTGSGDVKVSNAGSILLNDTLTANTSNISSDNNIDASNTINVSTAIFNATNKFSQSGKINSSTSTINAGNLELNGIINADTTTLSANKNDIVLGGSILSKTSTISATAGSISELSNGAISSNQLNATAATGITLEKNNTIDSASLKTTKGNVSLNNSKILSLEQSRAEQFKLINSEGLVLKGNLSASQIDITAKSMSDSTTATLTGSAKISSTGDIVLNNSTHTLSALAASSSGDLILKNKGTLSLLEIKAKGVNISNEGKLSTDGSFSSADIGQLQSSTGISINNTVTGKNINLKTDQFNMGSQGKIETTDFIYTPMTADTIKVSLGGNTKSNTGVELLQSDFDRIKASKIIIGDAKGSKVGDTQIKGFNTGSADLFINSSGALSQSSGGKLISKTLNVQAASIKLTEENTVDQFIPVSNGDIFFSNSTTLALGAIKTSGLLAISAKGNIGINEQISAQSVAFNASGNVSEIANGSINTEQLAINADSGIKLENSNKISQTILTSQTGDISLNNNSALFLSDVIANQLKIKNSDALLIGGTLNTNKSDISGSSVSDNNKAQLMGDAIIKSAGDIILNNATHNINKISASAAGVFSLKNKTDLSLQDFSTKNMQINSDGKIAVDGVLSNTELAKLQAAGGIMINNKISSKSINFVTDKLAMGSQAQIEGSELFYTPLSNNNVKVFLGGNSQSNTGFVLNNSDLSRIKSANIIIGDAKGNKTGDVLISGFSIGDGSLTLNSTGDIRQTAGGTINAKSLNAQSASINLGEANTVDLFSPTSSGDIVFANTKTLALGAINTAGQLQISTDGNLGINDTIVAKNINLKANSGTIISLASGTLSTDTLSATAGKGIKLDNENTINQASLSSAEGDVSINNAKALTLGKTSSNANLRISVKGSLTSSDAISSKTLDAKASGDITLEKENVLDQARLISDSGNISLVNNKALALEGSSSNGGIKINNTGDLNIKGSLTGKQLQFKILNGRLTEANDAVLAATAFVADAELGINLQNNNTVDTAGLTSKGDINFNNSKSIELAGVISGGSVNINSADTLKLNDQLQGGTVILKANSIIDSSQAKIKTNSLQTVGLNQISLDKGNHSISQFSASSSGDISLLNNTDLTVQTINSKAAVLIDNQGTLSVISPFSADDTSLLSKGDLRINSGSFKSTGTIKLTSRDTGANNDNIIQNTDLIAAGDIKVNANDTFIQNANLIAGATQAQLNSGSNNGARAGAQRGVKGTTGEISVDAAVIQVAKGVKAISASGGAISYGSARTISNNISPDQIQTTGVVNKIGKNLDSPLLNNLPLTASPEQVEQIVKIIVLQNQDQQSHFQIIGTGQLPFEAKKPEELEPPKETIRVAGEDDANCP, encoded by the coding sequence ATGAAGCCGCAATTTCCTTTACGCCCCTTAGTGCTCGCAATTGCAAGCGCCTTACCGCTGCTGATGGGTGCACCGGCCTTCGCTAATCCTGAGCATGCAAAAATCATTCATGGCTCAGCAGATATTCAGCAGGTGGGCAAAATGCTCACGATCAAGAGCACGCCCAACGCCATTATCGAGTGGCAAAAATTTAATATTGCCAAAGACGAGGCCACCCGTTTCCAGCAGGAATCTGCCAAAAGCATCGTGCTGAATCGCGTTAGCGGCATCGATCCATCACAAATCCTGGGCCAGCTCAGCTCGAATGGCCGTGTATTTCTGATTAATAAAAACGGCCTGCTCGTTGGAAAAGACGCCAGAATTGATACCGCCGGATTTGTTGCATCCACACTTGATATTAAAAATGATGACTTTATCAATGGGCGTTACCGCTTTGATGGCAGTGGCGGAAAAATAGCAGTAGAAGGCATGATACGCAGCCAGAATGGCGATGTTTTCCTGATCTCGCCCGATATAAAAAACAGCGGCCTCATCGAAGCCAGTAACGGTAATGTGGTACTGGCCGCTGGTAAATCAGTCGAGATCGTTAGCCTTAGCTTGGAAGGCATGCGCTTTACCTTACAAGCCCCAAGCGATAGTGTAATTAACTTGGGGCAGATCAAGGGCGATGCCGTTGGCCTGTTTGCGGGCACCTTAAAACACAGCGGAGATATCCGTGCTGTACGCGCCGAACAAGTGGGCGGCAGGGTTTTACTTCGCGCCAGCGATAAAATAGAAACCAGCTCAGGCAGCCGCATCGATGCCAGTGGCGCAGTGGCCGGACAAATTACACTCGACGCCGGGCCAGCAGGAACCCTGCTTGCCAGCGGCCAGATCAACGCAACAGGGCTGAAGGGCGGAGAGGTGCAGCTGCTGGGCAAGCATGTTGGTTTGTTTGATCATGCAGAAGTGGACGCCAGCGGGCAACAGGCAGGCGGCAGTATTTTAGTGGGCGGAGATTACCAGGGTAAAAATAATCTTATCCCCAACTCAGAAGCCAGCTACACCAGCGCAGACAGCACATTACGTGCCGATGCCCTTGCAGAGGGGGATGGCGGTAAAGTTATCGTTTGGGCAGACAAAACAACCCGGGTTAACGGCCAGATCAGCGCCAGAGGCGGTGCTTTGGGCGGGGATGGCGGGCTGATTGAAACCTCAGGAAAAGATTATTTAGATTTCAAAGCCAAAGCAGATACCTCCGCGCCTAAAGGAAAAGCCGGAACACTCTTGCTGGACCCCAACAATATCACCATCGCCACAACCGGCACGCCTGTGACCAATAGTGATGCGCTGGGTGTGTTTGACAATAGTACAGAGCAAAACAGCAGCTATGTTTTAACCGGTGATATTGATAATGCACTCGTTAATAATAATGTAACGGTAAAATCAAGCGGTACGATATCTCTTGCCAATTCATACACCTACAATTCAAGCCGTTCATTAACGCTGGATGCAAGTAATGCTTATCCGGAAAGCAACGGTATTACTACAACCGTTGCCTCAGAGCCTGCAATCTATAACGCCATAACAAATAATGGATTAGGCGATATTATTTTAAAAACTGCACAAAATGCAATTGAAGTGGGTGCTATTACTACAAATGGCAATATAAGTCTTGAGGCATTAAGCCTTACTTTAAATGGCAACATTACCAGTGGCAGCAATAAAAAAATATCAATTAAAGCATTGGGTGAAATAGAGTTTGATGATGGAACAGATACCAGCAAAATGCGGCTCAATGCCGCAGCACTTGCTAAGCTGAGCACCAGCAACCTTGAATTTAAAACAGATGATACGGTTTCAATCAAGCTAGCCATTGATCGTACTGGCAAAAATTTAAGTCTCTATGGCAAAGAAGGGATTAGTCAGTCTTCATCCCATTCTGGCACCAATTACATCACAGCCAGCCATTTAAGTGTTTCCACTCTAAGCCCTGCCCCTAGCGGCTCAACATATATTATTGATTTAGGAAAAGTAGCGAATCGGATTGATCAATTCAGCAGCAAAAGTGAAGGCCCGGTCTATTTAAAAAATGATAAACCATTAGAAATAGTGGCCCACCCAGAACTGACCAGCAGCAGCAAAATGGGCAACCAAAGCTGGATTGAAAACAATGGCAATATCAGCCAATCAGCAGCGATCACCCTTTCAACTAATGCTAATTTTCCGTCACTTTCACTATACACAAGCAGCGGCAATATCAATTTAGATAATAGCAATAATAATATTGCAAGGCTAACCGCAAAAACCGCCTCAAACGGAGCAAGTATTACATTTAAAAACAATAGTGATTTAACGCTTATTACAGACAGCAGTACCGGCCGCAGCGGAGGCGACAGCACAAGTAATATCTCGGACTTAAAAGGCGTAAGTACAAATAATGGTGCAATATCAATTGAGAACTCCGGATCAGTTACTTTTTCAGGTATAGAAGTAAATGCCGGCACTGCAAATACTAGGATTATCACCACGGCAGCCAATAAATCAATCACCATTCCAACATCCAGCTTAAGTGGTGATAAAAAAATAACGGCGGGAAATATAACCCTGCAAGCAGATCATATTAATCTAACTGATAACACAGAAGTAACCGTCTATGGCAGCCTAGCCGCTAGTGGAGGCACAGTCACTTTGCTTCCCACCACATCGGGCACATCATTGCAAATAGGCGGCACTAGCCGCAGCGGATTTGGCATCACCCAAAATGAATTTCAAAATATCACAGCCAATACCATCAAAATAGGCAGTACCTCATATCAGATGGGAGCCGTTGATATAGCAAGCCTAGATTTACTCACATCCAGCCCGAACACAGTATTAGAAATATATTCAATGAGCAGCATTAATCAAAGTGGCCGCATAAAAGCCAAGGGATTAATGGCAAAAGGATCCAGCATCACCCTGAATAATACGGGGAATGTATTCAACGATGGTATTTCATTGAATGCAAGCAGCGATATTAATATTGATTACTCCGGCATACTTAATCTTGGCTTTGTCGGATATACAGATGGATTAGTCAGCAGCAACGACATCAATGCAAGCTCCAGCGGTAATATCGTTATCAATAAAAATATTTCAGCCAAAAATTTAACCATGAATACCACAGGGGGCAGCATCAGCCAAAGTGGTGGCTTTATTACTGCAAACAAAATAACAGCCACATCAGCAAATGCAATCAGCTTGGCGCAGGATAATAAAACAGACACGCTTACCGCCAGTAATAATTCTGGCGACATTTCAATTAAAAACGGTAAAGCACTCACAGTAAACAGCCTGAAGGGAAACGGAAACATTGATTTAAATATTACAGGTGATTTACTTATCAACGGGGAATTATCGGCAACAAATGCCAGCACAATCAATTTGAAAGCGGCAAACTTAAGCGAGGGCAGCAGTGGCAGCGTTACAGCAGCCAATCTAAATATCACAGCAACGGGCGCGGTTGCACTTGATAAAACAAATCAAATCAGTAAGGCCGCCATAAGTGGCAGCAGCCTTAATTTAAATAATAATCAGGCCCTCACACTTGGGGTAATCAATACAGGCTCTGGTGACGTAAAAGTCAGCAATGCAGGCAGTATTTTACTTAATGACACCTTAACAGCAAACACCAGCAACATCAGCAGCGATAATAATATTGATGCCAGTAATACAATAAACGTAAGCACTGCTATATTCAACGCCACAAATAAATTTAGCCAAAGCGGAAAAATAAACAGCAGCACTAGCACCATTAATGCAGGAAACTTAGAATTAAACGGCATAATTAACGCAGACACTACAACACTAAGCGCAAATAAAAACGATATAGTTTTAGGCGGATCGATCCTTAGCAAAACAAGTACCATCAGTGCAACAGCAGGCAGCATCAGTGAACTAAGCAATGGAGCAATCAGCAGTAATCAATTAAATGCTACGGCAGCAACAGGCATCACTCTGGAAAAAAACAATACGATTGACAGCGCTTCACTCAAAACAACAAAAGGCAATGTTTCACTCAATAATAGCAAAATATTATCTTTAGAACAATCAAGAGCTGAACAATTTAAATTAATTAATAGCGAAGGATTAGTACTAAAAGGAAACTTAAGCGCCAGCCAAATTGATATAACAGCAAAAAGTATGAGTGATAGCACTACAGCAACGCTTACCGGTAGTGCAAAAATCAGCAGCACGGGTGACATTGTTCTTAATAATTCCACCCATACTTTAAGCGCACTGGCCGCATCAAGCAGTGGTGATTTAATATTAAAAAACAAAGGTACGCTATCTCTTTTAGAAATAAAAGCTAAGGGTGTAAATATTAGCAATGAAGGCAAATTAAGCACAGATGGCAGCTTTAGCAGCGCTGATATCGGCCAGCTGCAATCAAGCACAGGAATTAGTATTAATAACACGGTTACAGGCAAAAATATAAACTTAAAAACTGATCAGTTTAATATGGGCTCGCAAGGAAAAATAGAGACTACTGATTTTATTTATACGCCAATGACAGCGGATACCATCAAAGTAAGTCTAGGTGGTAATACTAAATCCAATACAGGTGTTGAACTGTTACAAAGTGATTTTGACAGAATAAAAGCCAGCAAAATCATCATTGGCGATGCCAAGGGAAGTAAAGTAGGCGACACTCAAATTAAAGGGTTTAACACTGGAAGTGCTGATTTATTTATTAATAGTAGCGGGGCTCTCAGCCAGAGCAGTGGTGGCAAACTGATCAGCAAAACACTGAATGTTCAGGCGGCAAGCATTAAGCTGACTGAAGAAAATACTGTTGATCAGTTTATACCTGTCAGCAATGGGGATATTTTCTTTTCAAACAGCACCACGCTTGCCCTTGGCGCAATAAAAACCTCAGGATTATTAGCAATTAGTGCCAAAGGGAATATTGGAATCAATGAGCAAATTTCCGCTCAGTCTGTTGCCTTTAATGCAAGTGGCAATGTCAGTGAAATTGCAAACGGTTCCATAAATACAGAACAATTAGCGATCAATGCTGATAGTGGTATAAAACTTGAAAACAGCAACAAAATAAGCCAGACCATTTTAACCAGCCAGACAGGGGATATCTCGCTAAATAACAATAGCGCTTTATTTTTAAGTGATGTAATTGCCAATCAGCTTAAAATAAAAAACAGTGATGCCCTGCTTATTGGTGGAACACTCAACACTAATAAATCAGATATCAGTGGCAGCTCTGTCAGTGACAATAACAAGGCCCAGCTTATGGGCGATGCCATTATAAAATCAGCGGGCGACATTATTTTAAATAACGCCACTCATAATATAAATAAAATATCTGCTTCGGCGGCAGGTGTTTTTTCATTAAAAAATAAAACAGATCTTTCGCTGCAAGATTTCAGTACAAAAAACATGCAAATAAACAGCGATGGGAAAATAGCAGTCGATGGTGTATTAAGCAACACTGAGCTAGCTAAATTACAAGCAGCTGGCGGGATAATGATCAACAATAAAATTAGCAGTAAAAGCATCAATTTTGTTACCGACAAGCTGGCAATGGGATCGCAGGCACAGATAGAAGGCAGTGAATTATTTTACACCCCGCTAAGCAATAATAATGTCAAAGTATTTTTAGGTGGAAATAGTCAATCAAATACCGGGTTTGTTTTAAACAACAGCGATTTAAGCCGCATTAAATCTGCCAATATTATTATTGGTGATGCTAAAGGCAATAAAACGGGTGATGTTCTGATTAGTGGTTTTTCGATTGGGGATGGAAGTCTAACTTTAAATAGTACAGGTGATATTCGCCAGACGGCGGGAGGAACCATTAATGCAAAAAGCCTTAATGCGCAATCTGCCAGCATCAATCTTGGGGAAGCCAATACCGTTGATCTATTTTCCCCCACCAGCAGTGGCGATATTGTTTTTGCCAATACCAAAACACTTGCTTTAGGCGCTATTAATACAGCAGGCCAGCTGCAGATCAGTACAGATGGCAATCTGGGTATAAATGATACGATCGTTGCGAAAAATATAAACCTGAAAGCAAATAGCGGAACAATCATCAGCCTTGCAAGTGGCACACTCAGCACAGATACCTTAAGTGCCACAGCCGGAAAAGGAATTAAGCTGGATAATGAAAACACAATTAATCAAGCCAGTTTAAGCAGTGCAGAAGGTGATGTTTCAATTAATAATGCCAAAGCTCTGACTTTAGGTAAAACAAGCAGCAATGCTAATTTACGTATCAGCGTAAAAGGCAGCCTGACAAGTTCAGACGCAATCAGCAGTAAAACGCTTGATGCAAAGGCCAGCGGCGATATTACGCTTGAAAAAGAGAATGTTTTAGATCAGGCAAGATTAATCAGCGATAGTGGCAACATCAGCTTGGTTAATAATAAGGCACTGGCTTTAGAAGGAAGTAGTAGTAATGGCGGTATAAAAATAAATAACACTGGAGATTTAAATATAAAAGGAAGCTTAACTGGAAAACAACTGCAATTTAAAATATTAAACGGCAGGCTGACTGAGGCCAATGATGCAGTGTTAGCGGCCACCGCATTTGTTGCCGATGCAGAGCTGGGCATTAATTTACAAAACAATAATACTGTTGATACTGCCGGGCTGACAAGCAAGGGTGACATTAACTTTAACAACAGCAAATCAATTGAGCTGGCTGGTGTTATTAGCGGTGGTAGCGTAAATATTAATTCAGCAGATACATTAAAATTAAACGATCAGCTGCAAGGCGGCACTGTTATTCTGAAAGCGAACTCGATTATTGACAGTAGTCAGGCAAAAATAAAAACAAATTCTCTTCAAACTGTTGGGCTAAATCAAATTTCTTTAGACAAGGGAAATCATAGTATCTCCCAATTTTCAGCCAGTAGCAGTGGCGATATTTCATTGCTTAACAATACGGATCTTACAGTTCAGACAATCAATAGCAAGGCTGCTGTGTTAATTGATAACCAAGGCACGCTCAGCGTTATTTCGCCCTTCTCTGCTGATGATACCTCTTTGCTGAGTAAAGGCGATTTAAGAATTAACAGCGGATCATTTAAATCAACAGGCACAATCAAACTCACCAGCAGGGATACGGGTGCGAATAATGACAATATTATTCAAAATACAGATCTGATTGCCGCAGGCGACATCAAAGTAAATGCAAATGATACATTTATTCAAAATGCCAACTTAATTGCAGGTGCCACACAGGCCCAATTAAATTCGGGCAGCAATAATGGTGCACGGGCAGGCGCGCAGCGGGGAGTAAAAGGGACAACCGGTGAAATTTCTGTCGATGCGGCGGTCATTCAGGTCGCCAAAGGTGTGAAAGCGATTTCGGCCAGCGGGGGTGCCATCAGCTATGGCAGCGCCAGAACCATCAGCAATAATATCAGCCCCGATCAAATTCAAACCACGGGCGTTGTTAATAAAATTGGCAAGAATCTGGATTCGCCTTTACTGAATAATCTGCCCTTAACGGCAAGCCCTGAGCAAGTTGAGCAAATTGTTAAAATTATTGTTTTGCAAAACCAAGATCAGCAAAGCCATTTCCAAATTATTGGCACCGGGCAATTACCCTTTGAAGCAAAAAAACCAGAAGAACTTGAGCCCCCCAAAGAGACCATACGCGTTGCCGGAGAAGACGATGCCAACTGCCCTTAA